One Alnus glutinosa chromosome 3, dhAlnGlut1.1, whole genome shotgun sequence genomic region harbors:
- the LOC133862928 gene encoding ubiquitin carboxyl-terminal hydrolase 17: protein MLVPGVLGFESIVLALVCVVWLVIRHKWRDEAAKKEEIMRLVAIASQETAMAEVEATVEYTSMPVVRRFQCAVCYNPTTRRCSQCKAVRYCSGKCQIMHWRQGHKDECCLSIASMQFQDNSDFSGKAILEKESEIFDTEGLHNGFASSGASFSAGFSPSCVGGNTSVDISSNQVIRSSTVDRSEKPLSDGVAPDMLGTTASFSETELTMPPPIGSTNLVNSVGHNSCANISNKVKSGHIDEVVDFKSQFSKAKPVLIDNVKPANMGNSKPTRGSALGGKLVADASRFRHSPSLSCSGSDSVGDEVEDDSESSKCKEVRSLSCNASSDRPSSATGGHLVSNSKSAKIDGFHALPTKVSSAPSLPQDIRNGLKKSVRKVVQQFRAPKESKLNLSGRGNEMDGKNNCKIVFPYEQFMKLYCCDKVELCPFGLTNCGNSCYANAVLQCLAFTRPLATYLLHGLHSKSCRKKGWCFICEFECLIQNAREGYSPLSPIGILSKIHKIGSNLGHGREEDAHEFLRYAVDTMQSVCLKEVGTGVPLAEETTLVGLTFGGYLRSKIRCMKCLGKSERYERMMDLTVEIDGNIGTLEEALTQFTATETLDRDNKYYCGRCKTYEKAKKKLTILESPNILTIVLKRFQSGNFEKLNKSIQFPVVLDMAPYISGVGDKSPSYSLYAVVVHLDSMNASFSGHYVCYVKNFNGEWFRIDDSTVEPVELERVLLERAYMLLYARHYPRAPAFIRNNVVSHGGRSKKRNLEAVPSSISTSKTESNAVGAHQKLGRHNNQSFHPDNWRFHSMQRVAAVDSSSESSSLFSSSDASSCSTASIKDSASTGDLSDYIFGEVRPGWYSHYGLSSDSISSSSYGNLDADSEVENNNGWAEDLDGDGNSAILYTDTTRHHRKSSCQFGSSSSYSSRDTYFEQFGYANPSVVNSGVSLRRPKW from the exons TTCTGGCAAGTGCCAGATTATGCACTGGAGACAAGGTCACAAAGATGAATGTTGTCTTTCAATTGCTTCCATGCAGTTTCAAGATAATAGTGACTTCAGTGGGAAAGCAATTTTGGAAAAAGAGTCAGAAATTTTCG ATACCGAAGGACTGCATAATGGTTTTGCATCTTCTGGTGCCTCATTTTCTGCTGGTTTCTCCCCATCTTGTGTTGGAGGTAACACATCTGTCGATATTTCTTCCAATCAGGTCATTAGGTCCAGCACTGTTGACAGATCAGAGAAACCCCTTTCTGATGGTGTTGCCCCTGATATGCTTGGAACAACCGCTAGCTTTAGTGAGACAGAACTAACCATGCCGCCACCCATTGGGTCTACTAATTTGGTAAATTCTGTAGGTCATAATTCTTGTGCTAATATATCAAATAAGGTGAAATCTGGTCATATTGATGAAGTGGTTGacttcaaatctcaattttctAAAGCCAAGCCGGTCTTAATTGATAATGTGAAGCCAGCAAATATGGGCAATAGTAAGCCCACCAGAGGGTCCGCTTTAGGAGGAAAGTTAGTTGCAGATGCCTCCAGGTTTAGGCACTCGCCGTCCTTGAGTTGTTCAGGGTCAGATTCTGTAGGTGATGAAGTGGAAGATGATTCTGAGTCATCTAAGTGCAAAGAAGTCAGGTCTTTGTCTTGTAATGCTTCTAGTGATCGTCCATCTTCAGCTACTGGAGGGCATTTGGTTTCCAATTCCAAGTCTGCAAAAATTGATGGTTTTCATGCCTTACCTACGAAAGTTAGTAGTGCTCCAAGCTTGCCACAAGATATTCGTAATGGCTTGAAAAAATCAGTGCGGAAAGTTGTACAGCAGTTTAGGGCCCCAAAAGAGTCAAAACTCAATTTGTCAGGTCGTGGGAATGAAATGGATGGAAAGAACAATTGCAAg ATAGTCTTTCCATACGAACAGTTCATGAAACTTTACTGTTGTGATAAGGTGGAACTATGTCCATTTGGTCTTACAAATTGTGGGAACAG CTGTTATGCTAATGCTGTGCTCCAGTGCCTGGCATTTACTCGGCCTCTTGCTACTTACCTTCTTCACGGGCTTCATTCTAAATCAT GCCGAAAGAAGGGGTGGTGTTTTATTTGTGAGTTTGAATGTCTTATTCAGAACGCGAGGGAAGGCTATTCCCCATTGTCTCCCATTGGGATACTAtccaaaatacataaaattgGAAGTAATCTTGGTCATGGGAGGGAAGAAGATGCCCATGAATTTTTGAG GTATGCTGTTGATACAATGCAATCTGTTTGCCTCAAAGAAGTTGGGACTGGCGTTCCATTGGCAGAAGAAACAACCCTAGTAGGCCTAACTTTTGGGGGTTACCTTCGATCTAAG ATAAGGTGCATGAAGTGCCTTGGCAAATCTGAACGATATGAGAGAATGATGGATCTTACTGTTGAGATAGATGGGAACATTGGAACTCTTGAAGAGGCTCTTACGCAATTTACAGCTACTGAAACCTTGGACCGAGATAACAAGTACTATTGTGGCAG GTGTAAAACTTAtgagaaagcgaaaaagaagttGACAATACTAGAGTCACCAAATATTTTAACGATTGTGTTGAAGCGATTTCAG TCTGGGAACTTTGAGAAGTTAAACAAATCAATTCAGTTTCCTGTGGTTCTCGACATGGCCCCATATATAAGTGGAGTCGGTGATAAATCTCCTTCGTACAGTCTTTATGCGGTGGTGGTTCATTTGGATAGCATGAATGCTTCATTTTCAGGTCATTACGTGTGTTATGTGAAGAATTTCAATGGGGAGTGGTTCAGGATAGATGATAGCACA GTAGAACCTGTGGAATTGGAGAGGGTCTTGTTAGAAAGGGCGTACATGCTCCTTTACGCTAG GCACTATCCACGAGCCCCAGCTTTCATCAGGAACAATGTGGTGTCTCATGGCGGACGGTCAAAGAAAAGGAACTTGGAAGCTGTTCCTTCAAGTATTTCTACATCCAAGACAGAGTCTAATGCTGTGGGAGCACATCAGAAGCTTGGAAGACACAACAATCAATCGTTCCATCCAGACAATTGGAGATTCCATTCAATGCAAAGAGTTGCTGCAGTGGATTCATCAAGTGAGAGTTCTTCCCTTTTCAGCAGCTCAGATGCAAGTTCTTGCAGCACCGCGAGCATCAAGGACTCTGCCAGCACAGGAGACTTGTCTGATTACATATTTGGTGAAGTGCGACCCGGTTGGTACAGCCATTATGGGCTTTCATCAGACTCAATCTCATCTTCCTCCTATGGAAACTTGGATGCAGATTCAGAAGTGGAAAACAACAATGGCTGGGCAGAGGATTTGGATGGGGATGGAAACTCTGCAATTTTGTATACTGACACAACTAGACACCATAGAAAGTCTAGTTGCCAGTTCGGTAGTAGTAGTAGTTATAGTAGTAGGGACACTTACTTCGAGCAATTTGGCTATGCTAACCCATCTGTTGTAAATTCTGGTGTATCATTAAGAAGACCCAAGTGGTGA
- the LOC133862929 gene encoding uncharacterized protein LOC133862929 — protein sequence MPIAVTLPSYHHYQKLNHRISASLFALSGAKRAMVTGSSSSSSSNAGAYTTIKERVTFQREIKKSKFIAIAGPISDEPSALSFLSQVRDPRATHNCWAYKVGDQYRSNDDGEPSGTAGKPIHSAIVSSGIDRVMVVVIRYFGGIKLGTGGLVRAYGGVASECLRNAPTCLVKSKVPMGVEVPFDLLGVLYHQLQSFQVEDIKQDYDTGKDGISMVTFKVDFDQAEKLEEALKANCSRELEFYKR from the exons ATGCCAATAGCAGTAACACTACCCAGCTACCACCACTACCAGAAGCTAAACCACCGTATCTCCGCCTCACTCTTCGCCCTCTCCGGAGCCAAGAGAGCCATGGTCACtggcagcagcagcagcagcagcagcaacgCAGGTGCGTACACGACCATCAAAGAGAGAGTGACATTccagagagaaatcaagaagaGCAAATTCATCGCCATCGCTGGCCCCATCTCCGATGAGCCATCCGCCCTCTCCTTCCTCTCCCAG GTCCGAGATCCCCGTGCTACTCACAACTGTTGGGCTTATAAG GTTGGAGATCAGTACCGGTCTAATGATGATGGTGAACCTTCGGGTACAGCTGGCAAGCCAATACATTCTGCTATTGTTTCTTCTGGAATAGATAGGGTTATGGTGGTTGTGATCAG GTATTTTGGAGGCATCAAACTTGGCACTGGAGGATTGGTCAGGGCTTATGGAGGAGTTGCATCAGAATGCTTGAGAAATGCCCCAACTTGTCTTGTAAAATCTAAG GTTCCAATGGGCGTGGAAGTTCCATTTGATCTTCTGGGTGTTCTGTACCATCAG TTACAATCTTTTCAAGTTGAAGACATCAAACAGGATTACGATACTGGTAAAGATGGCATCAGCATGGTCACTTTCAAAGTTGATTTTGACCAGGCTGAGAAATTGGAGGAGGCTTTGAAAGCCAATTGTAGCCGAGAGTTAGAGTTTTATAAACGCTGA